The nucleotide sequence AATTTTCATTTTAATATTCCTCAATCATTCCTCAATTTGGCAGCCGGATTGCAGTTTTTCCGGGGTAATGAGATACAAGGCATCAAGCATCTTAATCATAAAACTCCCCGGTGCTTCTGCTTTTTCACCTGCTATCTCCCCTGCCATACCAAAGAAAGCCAGTGCGGTTGCCGTCGCGCTGAACGGGTCATCGTCCACCGCTAAAAATGCCCCGATCACTGCGGTTGCCGTGCATCCGGTTCCGGTCACACAGGACATAAGCGGGTGACCATTGGAAACACGTACTATACGGTCCCCATCGGTAATCAAGTCAACAGAACCTGTAATGGCTAAAGTGGTTTGCAAATCTTCGGCCAAGGTTTTGGCAGCATAAGAAGCATCTTCCACGCTGTGGATGGAATCAACGCCTTTGGTTTTTGATTCACTGTTTTTGAGTGATAGAATTTCCGATGCGTTTCCCCTGATCACGCTGATTTTGGTTTGATCAATAATTTTTTTGGCAGAGCTCGTCCTCAGTGATGTCGCTCCGGACCCAACCGGGTCGAGAACGATAGGCGTTTTCAGCGCGGTTGCTTTTCTCCCGGCTACAATCATTGAATCAATCCACTCATCGGTAAGTGTGCCGATATTGAGTACAAGTGCACCGGCAAAGGAGACCATTTGTTCGACTTCATTTGGGGCATGCGCCATCACCGGCGATGCACCCATGGCAAGAAGTACATTTGCCGTATAATTCATTACCACATAGTTGGTAATGTTGTGAATAAGCGGTTTTTTGTTTCTCACGGCATCCAGGTTTTTAGCCGCATTTAAAGCCAAGTTTTCCATGATTTTTCTCCTATCTTCTTTTACCGAGGAGAGACTGTAGATAGAATTTAGACCACAAAAAAAGCCGTTTTGCAAGGAAACGGCTTTGGGTGAATTTAGAAAATTCGTATGTGTCGTTTCCCTACGCTGGAATTATCCAGATCAGGTTCAAAGGGTGTAATCTCAGGCGTC is from Thermodesulfobacteriota bacterium and encodes:
- the thiM gene encoding hydroxyethylthiazole kinase, whose translation is MENLALNAAKNLDAVRNKKPLIHNITNYVVMNYTANVLLAMGASPVMAHAPNEVEQMVSFAGALVLNIGTLTDEWIDSMIVAGRKATALKTPIVLDPVGSGATSLRTSSAKKIIDQTKISVIRGNASEILSLKNSESKTKGVDSIHSVEDASYAAKTLAEDLQTTLAITGSVDLITDGDRIVRVSNGHPLMSCVTGTGCTATAVIGAFLAVDDDPFSATATALAFFGMAGEIAGEKAEAPGSFMIKMLDALYLITPEKLQSGCQIEE